Proteins from a single region of Methanotorris igneus Kol 5:
- a CDS encoding transcription factor S, giving the protein MIEFCPKCKNIMLPKGGMLKCTVCGYEMELKEENTTYEFKEKIEHKQPEVTVIEQVDTLPTTRVECPKCGHMEASWWLQQTRCADEPETRFYKCKKCGHTWREYD; this is encoded by the coding sequence ATGATAGAGTTTTGTCCAAAATGCAAAAACATAATGTTACCAAAAGGTGGAATGTTAAAATGTACAGTATGTGGTTATGAGATGGAATTGAAAGAGGAAAACACAACCTATGAATTTAAAGAGAAAATTGAACACAAACAACCAGAAGTTACCGTTATTGAGCAAGTTGATACCCTTCCAACAACACGTGTAGAATGTCCAAAATGTGGGCACATGGAGGCCTCTTGGTGGCTACAACAAACAAGATGCGCTGATGAACCAGAGACAAGATTCTATAAGTGTAAAAAATGTGGGCATACATGGAGAGAATACGATTAA